Within the Trichoderma breve strain T069 chromosome 3, whole genome shotgun sequence genome, the region tcgttCTAGATATTTCACTTCGCCTCTAGAGTAGTATAACACCTTAGCCAATATTCATTCACATCAGACAATCgatgaacaaagaaaatgccGTCTCGTAATCTATCACAGCCCCAGTAAAAGTCAATATCACTTCATGAGGTTTCGTATCTCACAAAATTGCTTTTGCTCTAGAGCTATTTTCTAGAATTAGAAGTtcgagagaaaaaaaaaattaatagGTTATAGTAGTAGGCGGAGCCAACTGAGCATACTCATACTCCCGTGTATCAAAGCATACTGGGCATGATCCTTTTTGGTAGCTTAGCTCTTGCCAGCAAGTTTGCTGAAGACGGAAGAGCCATGAGATTTCTTTCCTTCTAGAATATCCAACATATTCTTCCACACCTCACCGGGTTGCTGACTGGCATCAAGACCCTTCCAGATGCCGCTGTTTTGGTAGTAGCCAACTACGGGGGCAGTTTGCTTGTGGTAAGCACCGAGACGCTTCTTCAGAGCATCGGCGTTGTCGTCGCTCCTCTGGATAAGGGGCTCTCCGGTCACATCGTCCTTCATAGCCTCCTTGGGGGGGTTGAAAGTCGTGTGGTAAGACCGTCCAGATGCCGGGTGGATCAATCGACCAGTAATTCGGGCAACAAGTAGGGAGTCGTCAATCTGGAGCTCGACGGCGTGTTGGAGGGTCTGGCCACgctccttgagcatggcATCGAGGCCTTCGGCCTGAGGCACCGTACGAGGAAAGCCGTCAAGGATGAATCTGCGGCAGTTGTGTAAGgtaaagaaagagaaggagaagctgctttCGCTGCGCATCAAGGTGATTACTTACCCGCCTTGGCATTCCTTGTTGTTCTCGAGCTCTTCCTTAATCATACCAATGACAATATCGTCACTGACAAGGCCACCTTGGTCCATGattttcttggcttctcTTCCGAGAGGtgtcttcttggccacttGTGACCGCAGCATGTCGCCGGTAGCCTATATATCCGAAGGGAGTTGACGTTAGATATATGCGCGCATTTCGCAAAATCCCAATTGACATCAACGTACCAAGTGGCAGCAGGAAAAGCGCTCTTTAATCTTTGGTGCTTGGGTTCCCTTGCCTGGCCGAGGTATCAGTACGGTTGTATACTTGATATGGTTCCAGCACGACCAAACCACTAACCAGCTCCTGGAGGCCCAATGAGAATCATCCGAAGACTCTCTGTGCTAATTGGAGTGCCTCCAGTGGCGCgctgctcgagctgcttgatgcGCGAATCGAGGCCGTTGATCACATCGCGCAGATGCTTGAGTTCGTCTTCTACAAACCCCATTGTGACTGATTTGGGGTATGGGGGGAAAAATTGAGGAAAAGGAATGAAGAGTATTAAGAATTGGAGCAACTGCAGCACCTATAAACAAAACTGTAGGCCGAAAGGAAGCGAAGAGAGGAATTTGAGGTATGGTGGTGAAGGCGGATTTAACGACGAGGCTACGAATACCGATTTCGCTGCACAGCAAAAAATTACCTAGTATCAATTATTAACAAATAAACTAAGAAATTGGTACGTTTTTGATATAAGCTTTGGAAAATctataaattaattttatatttaacatttaatattctttttaCAACCTAATTCTTAgattatatagttttttttaaagaaataattttatttaatattttattttatattataatactatCAGAATAGTCAATTGTTATTAAACTCGTATATTCTTAATTATATTCTATTTATTACTACTATTGCACATAATGCATTCTTTTAAGAGAGGATATTTTCCCGTTATAATTCTCCGGACGAACGGATAAAAGTTAGTCAGTTGTCACCGCAGATACGGGTCGTAAAACTAACGCACAAACTGGGGCTTCCATGGCGGAATGGGACTTAGAAGCGCTACCGAGGTATTGCCTGTACTTGGAAGAACCGGCACTCGAATCGGTGAGTTTCCTCGGGATAGTGCAGGGGTAGCGCATCACAGAATTTAATCCGGTTGTCGGCAGTGCTTGGCATTGACGGACTTACACATTACCGATGTCTCTTCTGCGGTCTATGAGATGCC harbors:
- a CDS encoding adenylate kinase domain-containing protein, with the protein product MGFVEDELKHLRDVINGLDSRIKQLEQRATGGTPISTESLRMILIGPPGAGKGTQAPKIKERFSCCHLATGDMLRSQVAKKTPLGREAKKIMDQGGLVSDDIVIGMIKEELENNKECQGGFILDGFPRTVPQAEGLDAMLKERGQTLQHAVELQIDDSLLVARITGRLIHPASGRSYHTTFNPPKEAMKDDVTGEPLIQRSDDNADALKKRLGAYHKQTAPVVGYYQNSGIWKGLDASQQPGEVWKNMLDILEGKKSHGSSVFSKLAGKS